A part of Variovorax sp. HW608 genomic DNA contains:
- a CDS encoding ABC transporter ATP-binding protein, translating to MNPLLELDKVDACYGSAHILHKLSLKVNAGERVALVGRNGVGKTTVVNTILGLASLRSGRVALGGQVLARPRPYVAAQHGVVVVPQGRRIVANLSVEENLLLGAAVGRKGPWSVPEVYKLFPILAERAHTPGTALSGGQQQMLAVGRALMANPSLILLDEPTEGLAPVIVDQLADIFNRVADQGTALLLIEQNMSLVVRVARRYYAMAKGSVIAQGQVEPSRESLHDLEAHVMV from the coding sequence ATGAATCCCCTTCTCGAACTCGACAAGGTCGATGCCTGCTACGGCTCGGCCCACATCCTCCACAAGCTGAGCCTGAAGGTGAACGCAGGCGAGCGCGTCGCGCTGGTGGGCCGCAACGGCGTCGGCAAGACGACGGTGGTCAACACCATCCTGGGCCTGGCCAGCCTGCGCAGCGGCCGCGTCGCGCTGGGCGGGCAGGTGCTCGCGCGGCCGCGGCCCTACGTCGCGGCCCAGCACGGCGTGGTGGTGGTTCCGCAGGGGCGGCGCATCGTCGCCAATCTCAGCGTGGAAGAGAACCTGCTGCTGGGCGCCGCGGTCGGCCGCAAGGGCCCCTGGAGCGTGCCCGAGGTCTACAAGCTGTTCCCGATCCTCGCCGAGCGCGCGCATACGCCGGGCACCGCGCTCTCCGGCGGACAGCAGCAGATGCTCGCGGTCGGGCGCGCGCTGATGGCGAATCCCTCGCTGATCCTGCTCGACGAACCGACCGAAGGCCTCGCACCGGTGATCGTCGACCAGCTCGCCGACATCTTCAACCGGGTGGCGGACCAGGGCACCGCGCTCCTGCTGATCGAGCAGAACATGAGCCTCGTGGTGCGCGTCGCGCGCCGCTACTACGCGATGGCCAAGGGATCGGTGATCGCCCAGGGCCAGGTCGAGCCCTCGCGCGAGAGCCTGCATGACCTCGAGGCACACGTCATGGTTTGA
- a CDS encoding ABC transporter ATP-binding protein yields the protein MSPYVLQADDVAIHYGGVKAVDGVSLTLERGQIRGLIGPNGAGKSTVIDAITGRRRLTRGKVMLGGEDVTACGVVERRARGLSRSFQRTSIFGQMKVRRQVELASHRMNPKDHEEDAQAVLRELDLLHRADDVADDLGYGEQRRLDLALALVGRPTVLLLDEPMAGLSAKESHDLAAHLKALTSRWNVSVLLVEHDMDVVFGISDAVTVFELGRVIAQGEPAAVRADPRVREAYLGSAA from the coding sequence ATGTCCCCCTACGTACTCCAGGCCGACGACGTCGCGATCCACTACGGTGGCGTGAAGGCGGTCGACGGCGTCTCGCTCACGCTCGAACGCGGCCAGATCCGCGGCCTGATCGGGCCCAACGGCGCGGGCAAGTCCACCGTGATCGATGCGATCACCGGGCGCCGCCGCCTCACACGCGGCAAGGTGATGCTCGGCGGCGAGGATGTCACCGCCTGCGGCGTGGTCGAGCGCCGCGCGCGCGGGCTTTCGCGCAGCTTCCAGCGCACCAGCATCTTCGGCCAGATGAAGGTGCGGCGGCAGGTCGAGCTGGCCTCGCACCGCATGAACCCGAAGGACCACGAAGAAGATGCCCAGGCCGTGCTGCGCGAGCTCGACCTGCTGCATCGCGCCGACGACGTCGCGGACGACCTGGGCTACGGCGAACAGCGCCGGCTCGACCTCGCGCTCGCCCTCGTGGGCCGGCCGACGGTACTGCTGCTCGACGAACCGATGGCCGGCCTGTCGGCCAAGGAATCGCACGACCTCGCTGCTCACCTGAAGGCGCTGACCTCGCGCTGGAACGTGTCGGTGCTGCTGGTCGAGCACGACATGGACGTGGTGTTCGGCATCTCGGATGCCGTGACCGTCTTCGAACTCGGACGCGTGATCGCGCAAGGCGAGCCCGCCGCGGTGCGCGCCGATCCGCGCGTGCGCGAGGCCTATCTCGGGAGTGCAGCGTGA
- a CDS encoding branched-chain amino acid ABC transporter permease — protein MNIIRMGLGASGALAAGAAAATLVGSGTVLSLLTQAVIYAVFAMGVGLLLRQNGMVSFGHALFFGVSGYSMGILLELGLMPAELAIAATLLGIAVIAFIVGLVIVRVPGVAFSMLTLAIGQMAFLSASRARGLTGGADGMNINWPQSLFGLSQSQLHQPAVLFMVCWTVLVLVTLALALLLRSRFGSLTEAVRDNEERARFIGVRTLLPRAAIYALSALVTSLGGVLSALNTGFVSPESLHWSVSGVALMMVVVGGYKALWGPALGAIVYFLFKDVLGDYANHWMAIFGIALITVIVYSPTGIAGVLDRLFKPRKISPVARAASAH, from the coding sequence ATGAACATCATTCGGATGGGGCTCGGTGCGTCCGGCGCCCTCGCTGCGGGCGCCGCCGCGGCCACGCTGGTCGGATCAGGCACCGTGCTCTCGCTGCTCACGCAGGCCGTGATCTATGCCGTCTTCGCCATGGGCGTGGGCCTCTTGCTGCGGCAGAACGGCATGGTGAGCTTCGGCCACGCGCTCTTCTTCGGGGTCTCCGGCTATTCGATGGGGATCCTCCTCGAACTCGGACTGATGCCGGCCGAACTCGCGATCGCGGCCACGCTGCTCGGCATCGCGGTCATCGCGTTCATCGTCGGGCTGGTGATCGTGCGGGTTCCAGGCGTCGCCTTCAGCATGCTCACATTGGCGATCGGTCAGATGGCCTTCCTGAGCGCATCGCGCGCCCGCGGCCTGACGGGCGGCGCCGACGGCATGAACATCAACTGGCCGCAGAGCCTGTTCGGCCTTTCGCAGTCGCAGCTGCACCAGCCGGCCGTGCTGTTCATGGTGTGCTGGACCGTGCTCGTGCTCGTCACGCTTGCGCTCGCGCTGCTGCTGCGCAGCCGCTTCGGCAGCCTGACCGAGGCGGTGCGCGACAACGAGGAGCGCGCTCGCTTCATCGGCGTGCGCACGTTGCTGCCGCGCGCCGCGATCTATGCGCTGTCGGCGCTCGTGACCAGCCTCGGCGGCGTGCTGTCGGCGCTGAACACCGGCTTCGTCTCGCCCGAGAGCCTGCACTGGAGCGTGTCGGGCGTCGCGCTGATGATGGTCGTCGTCGGCGGCTACAAGGCCCTCTGGGGCCCGGCCCTCGGCGCCATCGTGTACTTCCTTTTTAAGGACGTGCTCGGCGACTACGCGAACCACTGGATGGCGATCTTCGGCATCGCGCTGATCACCGTCATCGTCTACTCGCCCACCGGCATCGCAGGCGTGCTGGACCGCCTCTTCAAGCCCCGCAAGATCTCGCCCGTCGCGCGCGCCGCGTCGGCCCACTGA